The genomic interval AGCGAGCAGTGGGAGAGCGAGGGCGGCTACTGCCCGGGCGTCGGCACGCCGAGCCCGGAACCCGGGCGTCGCACCGAGAAGGGTCCGAAGTCCGGGGCGCAGCAGGCCGGGGAGCCGCAGGGCGCGCCGACGACTGCGCCCGCACGCCCGTCGGCCCGGTCCACCACCGCCTTCGTGCTCCTGCCGACGGGCAGGCGGTTCCGCCGCCCGCGAGTCCTCGACCTCTTCTGCTGCTCGGGGGTGCGGGGATGGGGTACTGGCTCGCCGGATTCGACGTCGTCGGCGTCGACATCGTGCCCCGGCCCCGATACCCCTTCGAGTTCATCCAGGGGGATGCCCTGGACGTCATGCGGGAGCGGGGGCAGGAGTTCAACCTGGTCCACGCCTCTCCGCCGTGCCAGGCGCACACCACGCTGACCAAGGGCACCAACAAGGGCCGCACCTACATCGACTTGATCCCGCAGATGCGGGAGCTGTGTCTGTGGTTCGGCGTGGACTGGGTGATCGAGAACGTGCCGGGCGCCGACATCCGCCGGGACCTCAGCCTGTGCGGGGAGATGTTCGGGCTCGGGGTCATCCGCCACCGCGACTTCGAGACCGGATGGCTCGGCACCCCGGGACCGGAGCAGCCCCGGCATCTCAAGCACCGGGGCTCCGTACGGGGATGGCGCCACGGTGTCTGGCGGGACGGCCCCTACATCGCCGCGTACGGCAAGGGCGGCGGGAAGGGCACCGTCGCCGAGATGCAGAAGGCCATGGGCATCACCTGGACGGACGTGCACGAGGAGCTGACCGAGGCGATCCCGCCCGCCTATACCCACTACATCGGCCAGCAGTTCATCACCACCGGCGAACTCGGCGCCGCCCATCTCCCGGACCCGGCGGCGCGCCTGGCCGCGCTGGAGCGCTCCGGACTCGCACTCGTCAGCTGACCCGAACCGCCAGCTGAGCTGCACCGCCCGCCGGGCCCTCGACCCGGCGGGCCGGCCCGCCACCCCGGGGGTGGCCGTGGCAGCCACCCCCGACCGAAGACACACCACCCTTCCGTCGTGAGGACACACCCGTGGACATCACCACCCGCCTCCACCTCCTCGACACCGCCCGCCGCGCCTACCAGGCCGACACCGCCCTGAGCGCCGCGGACCGCTCCTTCCACCGCTCCGCACGGGCGACCGCCCAGGCGCTTGTGACCATCACGGACTGCGAGGAGCAGCTGGCCGCCACCCGTCACCTCTCCCAGGCCATGGCCGCGAGCGCTGCTCTGGACGACGCCCGGCAAGCGCACCGCGACTGCACCGGCCGCCGCCGCAAGGCCGACAGCAGGCGGCGCCGCGCGTTCACGGCTTCCCGGAGGGCGAATCGGGAGCTGGCCGCCCTTTACCGGCCGCACGCGCGAGGGCGCGGGACAGGCGGCAAGCGCCTCTCGTCTGTGACGGCGGGTCTGCTGGATGAACTGGTGGCCATGCCGCTGGATCTGATCCAGGCGGCCGACGTCCTGCTCGTGCAGTCCAGCGGCGGCAAGGACTCGCTCGTGATGCTGCACCGGATCGCCACCTGGGCGGCCCGGGCGGGCTGCACGGACAAGGTCGTCGTCGTCCACTGCGACCTGGGCGAGAACTCGGAGTGGCCGGGGGTGCGCAAGCTCGCCCAGCGCCAGGCCGAGCGGTACGGGCTGCGCTTCGTCGCCGTCGACTCCACGGGCGGCCTGCTCGGACTCGTCGAGAAGCGCGGAATGTTCCCGGACGCCGCCCGGCGCCTGTGCACGGCGTCTTTGAAGCGGGACCGGGCCAACGTCCTGCTCACGGAGATCGTCGCCGCGCTCGGCCTCGACCGCCAGGTGCTCGTCCTCAACTGCATGGGACTGCGCGCGGCCGAGTCACCCGCCCGCAGCAAGAAGTCCCCGCTCTCCATCGATACCCGGACCAGCAACAACAAGCGCCTCGTACTGACGTGGCATCCGATCCTCGATCTCTCCGAGACCGCCGTCTGGCAGACGATCGCGGACGAAACCCTGGAGTACCACCCGGCTTACGACGCGCTGATGCCACGGCTGAGCTGCGTCTTCTGCGTCCTGGCCGGATTCGACGTCCTGGTCCGCGCGGTCCGCCTGTGCTGGGCCCTGGACTTGCCCCTGCCCGAGCAGTACACCGATCTCGAAGCCCGCATCGGCCATCGGTTCAAGGACCAGTACAGCCTCGCCGACGTCGTCGCCGAAGCCCGCCACGTCGAGGAGCGCGAAGGCCGGCTCACCTGGACACGCGGAGACGCCCTGCGCACACACCTCGGGGGTGAAGCCGCGGCGGCGTACCTGGAGCGGATGGCGGACTACGAGTCGGACGCCTATCTGGAGCGATTGACCCTGGTCGTCTGACGCGGGCCAGCCGTCCGGATGATCAGTCTCACCGTGGACGCGCGGCCGGCGCCTGCCTGACCTACCGTCGGATCGGGTGCTTCCTGACAGGACGTGGCGCTCAGGGGTGGCCTCGCGGAACCTTCGCACGTGCGCGGGGCCATCCGTCCGTTCAGGCGCCGTTGCTCGCCGCT from Streptomyces drozdowiczii carries:
- a CDS encoding phosphoadenosine phosphosulfate reductase family protein, with amino-acid sequence MDITTRLHLLDTARRAYQADTALSAADRSFHRSARATAQALVTITDCEEQLAATRHLSQAMAASAALDDARQAHRDCTGRRRKADSRRRRAFTASRRANRELAALYRPHARGRGTGGKRLSSVTAGLLDELVAMPLDLIQAADVLLVQSSGGKDSLVMLHRIATWAARAGCTDKVVVVHCDLGENSEWPGVRKLAQRQAERYGLRFVAVDSTGGLLGLVEKRGMFPDAARRLCTASLKRDRANVLLTEIVAALGLDRQVLVLNCMGLRAAESPARSKKSPLSIDTRTSNNKRLVLTWHPILDLSETAVWQTIADETLEYHPAYDALMPRLSCVFCVLAGFDVLVRAVRLCWALDLPLPEQYTDLEARIGHRFKDQYSLADVVAEARHVEEREGRLTWTRGDALRTHLGGEAAAAYLERMADYESDAYLERLTLVV